The Candidatus Hydrogenisulfobacillus filiaventi sequence CCCGGCCGGTCGTCATGGGACGGGTTCCGGATGGGGCGGCCGAGGACGGGCTGGATCCCCGCCTGGTCCGGCAGACCGACCGCTTCATCCGTTTCGCCCTGGTGGCAGCGGAAGAGGCGGTGCGTCAGGCGGGCGACCCCTTCGCGGCCGTCCCCGCCCGCCGGGTGGGGGTGGTGCTGGGCAACTCGGCCGGCGGGCTGGAGACGGTACGGGAGGGAACCCTCACCCTGGAACGGGGCGGGCGGCTGCATCCCCACTTTGTGCCCGCCTTCATCCCCAACCTGGCCGCCGCCCACATCGCCATCCGGTTCGGCCTCGAAGGGCCCAACCTGACCGTCTCCACTGCCTGCGCGTCCGGCACCGACGCCCTGGGGGTGGCGCTGGACTGGATCCGGGCCGGACGCGCCGACGTGGTGGTAACGGGCGGGGCGGAAAGCCTGCTGGTCCCGGAGATGATCGGGGGCCTCAGCGCCACCCGGGCGGTCTCCCCGGTCGGGGACCCCGAAATCGCCTGCCGCCCCTTTGACGCCCACCGTAGCGGCATGGTGATGGGGGAAGGCGCCGGCATCCTCATCTTCGAGGCCGAGGAGACCGCCCGGGCCCGGGGCGCCCGCCCCCTGGCCCGGGTCCTGGGGTACGGCACCCACGGCGACGGCACCCATCCGGTGGCCCCGGCCGCCGACGGCCACGGTGAACGGGCCGCCATGGAGGACTGCCTGGCAGACGCCGGCCTGGACCCCGCGGCGGTGGACTACATCAATGCCCACGGCACCGGCACCCTGCTCGGCGATCGCATCGAATGGGAATCCATCGCCGCCGTGGTCGGCACCCGCCCCCTGGTCTCCTCCATCAAAGGCGCCACCGGGCACCTGCTGGGGGCAGCCGGGGCGGTGGAGGCTGTGGTGACGGTGGAGGCCCTCACCCGCGGGTGCATCCCGCCCACCACCGGGCACCGGATCCCCGACCCGGCCTGCCCCCTGCGCGTCGTCGCCGGGCAGGCCTATACCGGACCTGTGCAGGTGGCGCTGTCCAACTCCTTCGGCTTCGGAGGCCAGAATGCCACCATCGCCCTAGCCCGCTATGAGGGATCCGGGCTATGACCCTCGCCTGCCTGTTTCCCGGCCAAGGCACCCAGAGCCCGGGCATGGGCCGCACCCTGGCAGCGGCCTACCCCGCCGCCGCCCGGATCTACGCCGAAGCCGACGCCCGGCTGGACTTCCCCCTCAGCCAGGTGTGCTGGAGCGGGCCCGACAGCCGCCTGGGGGATATCACCATCCAGCAGCTGGCCATCTTCACCACCAGCGTGGCCGCCTTCCAGGCCGCCCGCAGCGAGGGCTTCCATCCCCGCTGGGTGGCCGGAATCTCCCTGGGCGGGTTTGCAGCAGCCGTGGCGGCCGGGGCCTTAAGTTTCGCCGACGGCTTGCGAGCGGTGGCGGCGCGCGGGCGCTGTATGGCCGCCCATGCCGCCGCCGGAGGCATGTACGCCATCTGGGGCCTCCCCCGGCCGCTGCTCAACGCCGTGCTGGAAGACCTGGCCCGGCGGGGCGTGGCGGCCTACCGGGCGGTCCGCTACGGCACCGCCGAGCACCTGGTCGCCTGTCCGCCGGAAGGCGGTGAGCCCTTAAGCCAGGCGGTGGCCGGCCACGGCGGCCGGATCCGCCGCCTGCCCATCCCCATCCCCTCCCACAGCCCGCTGATGGCCGCCTCGGTACCCTGCCTGCGCCGGGCGCTGGAGGAGCTGGAATGGACCGACGCCGTCCGGCCCTGGATCGACGACGTAAACGGTCGCGTCCTCACCAGTGGGGCCGCCATCCGGGAAGCCCTCACCGTCCAGCCGGTGCGGGAGGTGCGGTGGCCGCTCCTGTTCCGGGCCCTCGTCCGCACCGGGGCCCGGACCTTCCTCGAGTGCGGCCCCGGTACCAGCATCAGCCGCCTGCTCCGCCGCCGGCGTCCGCAGCTGGCGGTGACGGCGTTCGACGAGTGTCTGCACTGGGTGGCCCCGCCGGCGGTGTTGGGCGCCGCCGGTACGGCGCCGCCGGGCCGGGTATCGCCATGACCCCGCCCGCCTTCCGCTTCCTGGGGCTGGACGCCGGCGGCCGGGTAGTCCTGCTCGATCACACCGGGCGGCCGATCTGGTGGGGACCGGCGGCGGGGCCCTGGCCGGAACCGGACGGGCCCCTATGGGCGGCGGCCGACCTCAGCCGGCTCACGACGCCCGGCCTGGGCCACCTGCCATGGGGACCCGCCGGAGGCGGGCTGCTGCTGGCCCCCGGCGCCCGCGGCTGGTCCGCCTACCGCCTGGCCCGCTGGGCCTGGCGCCTGCACCGGCGGGGGAGCGCACCAACCGGGACGGGTGCCGCCCTCCCCCAGGATCCTGGGTGCCATACCTGCGGCCACTTGGGCCTGATCTGGCAGGCGGAAGCCGGACGCGTGCGCGTGCAGGCCGCGGGGCCACTGTGGGCGGAGGCCGGCCACGGGCTGGTCTATGCCCTGTTGGATGAGACCATGGCCTGGGCGGTAGCCCTGCGGTGTGCCCGCTACCCCATCACCACCGGCCTGGCGGTGCGCTGGACCGCCCTCCCCTGGGGCCGGGCGCAGGACCGCCCGCTGGTGGTGGAAAGCCCCCTGCCGGAGGGCCCCTGCCGCCGCCTGATGCAGGCCCAGGCCCTGGCCCGATGGAACGGGGGCCCTCCCCTGGCCGCGGGCCGCGGCCGTTTTCTGCTCCGGGACCGCCGGGCCACCCTGGCGGTGGATGCCGGCTTCCGCTATGGGCCGGGCACCCTGGATCCCCTGGCCCCCATCCGTCACCCCATGACCGAATAACCGCCGTCCACCACCAGGGTGTGGCCGGTAATCATGGCTGCATCCGGGCCGGCCAGGAAGCGGACCGCCGCCGCCACGTCCGCAGGCTGGAGCGGCCGGTGCAGAGCGCTGCGGGTCACGAAGTCCTCCAGCATGGTATCGCGGGCGGGGTAATGGGACAGAGCCTCGGTGTCGACGGGGCCCGCCGACACGACGTTGACCCGGACCCCCGCCGGTCCCAATTCACGGGCCAGGTGACGGGCCAGCGACTCCAGGGCCCCCTTGGAGGCCCCCACCAGGCCATAGTCGGGGTACGCCCGGATGCCGCCCAGGCTGCTGACGGCCACCAGCGCTGCCGGCCGGCGCCACCAGGGCGCGCAG is a genomic window containing:
- the fabF gene encoding 3-oxoacyl-[acyl-carrier-protein] synthase 2 — encoded protein: MGRRNVVITGMGAVTAFGRSVEALWAGLLAGRPALAPERVLGVPRPVVMGRVPDGAAEDGLDPRLVRQTDRFIRFALVAAEEAVRQAGDPFAAVPARRVGVVLGNSAGGLETVREGTLTLERGGRLHPHFVPAFIPNLAAAHIAIRFGLEGPNLTVSTACASGTDALGVALDWIRAGRADVVVTGGAESLLVPEMIGGLSATRAVSPVGDPEIACRPFDAHRSGMVMGEGAGILIFEAEETARARGARPLARVLGYGTHGDGTHPVAPAADGHGERAAMEDCLADAGLDPAAVDYINAHGTGTLLGDRIEWESIAAVVGTRPLVSSIKGATGHLLGAAGAVEAVVTVEALTRGCIPPTTGHRIPDPACPLRVVAGQAYTGPVQVALSNSFGFGGQNATIALARYEGSGL
- a CDS encoding Malonyl CoA-acyl carrier protein transacylase → MTLACLFPGQGTQSPGMGRTLAAAYPAAARIYAEADARLDFPLSQVCWSGPDSRLGDITIQQLAIFTTSVAAFQAARSEGFHPRWVAGISLGGFAAAVAAGALSFADGLRAVAARGRCMAAHAAAGGMYAIWGLPRPLLNAVLEDLARRGVAAYRAVRYGTAEHLVACPPEGGEPLSQAVAGHGGRIRRLPIPIPSHSPLMAASVPCLRRALEELEWTDAVRPWIDDVNGRVLTSGAAIREALTVQPVREVRWPLLFRALVRTGARTFLECGPGTSISRLLRRRRPQLAVTAFDECLHWVAPPAVLGAAGTAPPGRVSP
- a CDS encoding protein of unknown function (Evidence 5 : Unknown function), with the translated sequence MTPPAFRFLGLDAGGRVVLLDHTGRPIWWGPAAGPWPEPDGPLWAAADLSRLTTPGLGHLPWGPAGGGLLLAPGARGWSAYRLARWAWRLHRRGSAPTGTGAALPQDPGCHTCGHLGLIWQAEAGRVRVQAAGPLWAEAGHGLVYALLDETMAWAVALRCARYPITTGLAVRWTALPWGRAQDRPLVVESPLPEGPCRRLMQAQALARWNGGPPLAAGRGRFLLRDRRATLAVDAGFRYGPGTLDPLAPIRHPMTE
- a CDS encoding Enoyl-(acyl-carrier-protein) reductase [NADPH], with amino-acid sequence MAGSWEGKVVVVTGGTRGIGLAIARAFVEEGARVALTFRRHRQAAREAVEAFRRAGALVRAEAVDAGDPEAMAAFVAAVAQDWGGVDAAVHNAASGVARPLSVATLRHWTYTLGANAFGLVALAQACAPWWRRPAALVAVSSLGGIRAYPDYGLVGASKGALESLARHLARELGPAGVRVNVVSAGPVDTEALSHYPARDTMLEDFVTRSALHRPLQPADVAAAVRFLAGPDAAMITGHTLVVDGGYSVMG